In one window of Propionispora hippei DSM 15287 DNA:
- the rsmI gene encoding 16S rRNA (cytidine(1402)-2'-O)-methyltransferase — MTREYGRLFLCATPIGNLEDMTYRAVRTLKEVTVIAAEDTRHTRKLLSHFDIHTPLVSYHEHNKEQRGPELVARLLNGEDIAAVSDAGMPGISDPGVDLARLAIEQGILVIPVPGANAALSALVCSGLDTTAFTFLGFLPKTKKKRQELLGRWATHSCTMVFYESPHRLMATLAELQASFGRRRAVAARELTKKFEEFVRGDLQSLAEYFTQQSPRGEFTLVVEGCPATGETESRQENLSPVSYVEQLIRSGKNKKDAIRLVASELGLPKREVYQAVIELKDH; from the coding sequence ATGACCAGAGAATACGGCAGACTTTTTTTATGCGCCACCCCGATTGGCAATTTGGAGGATATGACCTACCGGGCGGTCCGCACTCTGAAAGAGGTGACGGTCATCGCCGCCGAGGATACCAGACACACCAGGAAACTGCTTAGCCATTTTGATATTCATACACCGCTAGTCAGCTATCATGAGCACAACAAGGAGCAAAGAGGACCGGAGCTTGTCGCCCGCCTGCTTAACGGCGAGGATATTGCCGCTGTCAGTGATGCCGGTATGCCGGGAATCTCCGATCCCGGTGTTGATTTGGCCAGGTTGGCGATTGAGCAGGGGATTTTGGTTATACCGGTACCGGGAGCCAATGCGGCCTTGTCGGCACTGGTCTGTTCCGGGCTGGATACCACGGCGTTTACCTTCCTCGGTTTTTTGCCCAAGACAAAAAAGAAAAGGCAGGAGTTATTAGGCCGCTGGGCGACACACTCCTGCACCATGGTATTTTATGAATCGCCGCATCGGCTGATGGCAACGCTGGCCGAATTGCAAGCGTCTTTTGGCCGCCGCCGGGCGGTTGCCGCCCGGGAACTTACCAAAAAATTCGAGGAGTTTGTGCGCGGTGATTTGCAGAGCCTGGCAGAATACTTTACACAGCAGTCTCCCCGGGGAGAGTTTACGCTTGTTGTGGAAGGATGTCCGGCTACAGGAGAGACGGAAAGTCGGCAAGAAAATCTCTCGCCTGTTTCCTATGTGGAGCAATTAATCCGCTCCGGTAAAAATAAAAAAGATGCCATCCGACTGGTGGCATCTGAATTGGGACTTCCTAAGCGTGAGGTATACCAGGCTGTCATTGAACTGAAGGACCACTGA
- a CDS encoding AbrB/MazE/SpoVT family DNA-binding domain-containing protein, translating to MKSTGIVRKVDELGRVVIPIELRRTLDIEEKDALEIYVDSDRIILRKYEPSCACVFCGNADEVTVFRNKNICKECLTAMTEKAI from the coding sequence ATGAAATCAACAGGAATTGTACGCAAAGTGGACGAGTTAGGAAGAGTAGTTATTCCTATCGAACTAAGACGCACACTAGATATAGAAGAAAAAGACGCTTTGGAAATTTATGTAGACAGCGATCGGATCATTCTTCGGAAATACGAGCCTTCCTGCGCCTGTGTATTCTGCGGCAATGCAGACGAAGTAACCGTTTTCAGAAACAAAAACATTTGCAAGGAATGTCTAACCGCCATGACAGAAAAAGCCATCTAA
- the metG gene encoding methionine--tRNA ligase produces MEKQTFYITTPIYYPSDRLHIGHAYCTTVADAIARYKRLAGFDVFFLTGSDEHGQKIQRKAQEEQVTPIAYVDKIVASFQNLWQKLHISHDDFIRTTEKRHREVVQAIFQKIYDQGDIYKASYEGWYCTPCETFWLERQLEDGKCPDCGRPVEMLGEESYFFRMSKYQDRLLQFIEENPDFIQPTSRRNEMINFIKGGLEDLCVSRTTFDWGIPVPFDPKHVVYVWFDALTNYITAAGYMHDREKFAKYWPADIHLVGKEIVRFHSIIWPVILMALGVPLPKKVYGHGWLVVEGDKMSKSKGNVIDPVALIDEFGADTIRYFLLREINLGMDGNFSRDALINRINSDLANDLGNLLHRTLNMIHRFNGGVVQNGQVPEAIDDGLISLAKQTVSSYQAMMEQLDINGAIKDVWALISRTNKYIDETGPWALAKDPAKKERLDTVLYNLAETLRIVAILISPFMPLTAPKIYSQLGLAEDFTKVTLETAKQWGSLPSGTQVAAHPEPIFPRIETKTADTGAGKAVADVEVKKPVEAVPATPEVTIDEFAKLDLRVAKVLAAEKVKGADKLLLLTVDLGSEQRSIVSGIAKHYTPEELVGKNVVMIVNLKPAKIRGIESRGMVLAASDGEKLTLATAPDMPPGSKVK; encoded by the coding sequence ATGGAGAAACAAACGTTTTATATCACCACCCCGATTTATTATCCCAGTGACCGGTTGCATATCGGACATGCCTATTGTACTACGGTGGCCGATGCCATCGCACGGTATAAGCGACTGGCGGGCTTTGATGTATTCTTCTTGACCGGGTCCGATGAACATGGACAAAAGATTCAGCGTAAAGCACAGGAAGAACAGGTAACCCCGATTGCCTATGTGGATAAAATCGTGGCGTCTTTTCAAAATTTATGGCAGAAGCTTCATATTTCCCATGACGACTTTATTCGCACCACAGAAAAACGTCACCGGGAAGTAGTACAGGCGATCTTTCAGAAAATTTATGACCAAGGCGATATTTATAAAGCTTCCTACGAAGGCTGGTATTGTACCCCCTGTGAAACCTTCTGGCTGGAGCGGCAGCTAGAGGACGGCAAATGCCCCGACTGCGGTCGGCCGGTAGAAATGCTGGGTGAGGAAAGCTATTTCTTTCGCATGTCCAAATATCAGGACAGGCTGCTCCAATTTATTGAAGAAAACCCTGACTTTATTCAACCTACCTCCCGCCGTAACGAAATGATCAATTTCATTAAAGGCGGACTGGAGGATTTGTGCGTATCCCGGACAACCTTTGATTGGGGGATTCCGGTACCGTTTGATCCCAAACATGTAGTGTATGTCTGGTTTGATGCACTGACAAATTATATTACCGCTGCCGGTTATATGCACGACCGGGAGAAGTTTGCCAAGTACTGGCCGGCCGACATCCATTTGGTCGGCAAGGAAATTGTCCGGTTTCATTCGATTATTTGGCCGGTCATTCTTATGGCGCTGGGCGTTCCCTTGCCGAAGAAAGTCTATGGCCATGGCTGGCTGGTAGTCGAAGGCGATAAAATGTCCAAGTCAAAGGGCAATGTTATCGATCCGGTGGCTTTAATTGACGAATTTGGCGCCGACACCATTCGCTATTTTTTGCTGCGGGAAATCAATCTGGGCATGGATGGCAATTTTTCGCGGGACGCGCTTATCAACCGCATCAATTCTGATCTTGCCAATGATTTGGGCAATTTGCTGCACCGGACCCTGAACATGATACACCGGTTCAACGGCGGCGTGGTACAAAACGGCCAAGTGCCGGAAGCCATTGATGACGGGCTGATCAGCTTGGCGAAACAGACCGTGTCGTCCTATCAGGCCATGATGGAGCAGCTTGATATTAACGGAGCGATTAAGGATGTGTGGGCCCTGATCAGCCGCACGAATAAATATATTGATGAAACCGGACCCTGGGCACTGGCCAAGGACCCGGCAAAGAAAGAACGTCTTGATACCGTTTTGTATAATTTGGCGGAAACGCTCAGAATTGTTGCTATTTTGATTTCTCCTTTTATGCCGTTGACCGCCCCCAAGATATACAGCCAGTTGGGACTGGCGGAAGATTTTACCAAGGTTACGTTGGAAACGGCTAAACAATGGGGTTCGTTGCCTTCCGGTACACAGGTAGCGGCCCATCCCGAACCCATCTTTCCCCGGATTGAAACTAAGACTGCCGATACCGGAGCAGGAAAAGCGGTCGCTGACGTCGAAGTAAAGAAACCAGTAGAAGCAGTTCCGGCTACACCGGAAGTTACCATTGATGAATTTGCCAAGCTGGATTTGCGGGTTGCCAAGGTTCTGGCGGCGGAAAAAGTTAAAGGTGCGGATAAGCTGCTGCTGCTGACGGTTGACCTGGGTTCCGAACAGCGCAGCATTGTGTCCGGCATTGCCAAACATTACACGCCGGAAGAACTGGTGGGTAAAAATGTGGTTATGATTGTTAACTTAAAGCCGGCGAAGATTCGCGGCATCGAGTCAAGAGGAATGGTACTGGCTGCTTCCGACGGTGAAAAACTGACCCTGGCAACGGCTCCCGATATGCCGCCCGGCAGCAAAGTAAAGTAG
- a CDS encoding TatD family hydrolase, translating to MLFDSHAHIDDEKYTDDQAAVIERAVSNGISGIINVGTCMESSRQSIALSQKYAMVYAAVGIHPHDAKDARREDYEQLAAWTELDKVVAIGEIGLDYYYDFSPREIQEVVFVRQLDVARQCHKPVIIHDRDAHQDTLHILKHEGKGVQGVLHCFSGSLEMAREVIKLGFYVSLGGPVTFTNAAKLKEIACQVPLERLLVETDSPYLTPHPYRGKRNEPAHVRLVAECIAGLRGMELAELARITSDNVRRLFAISQDL from the coding sequence ATGTTATTTGATTCTCATGCGCATATTGATGATGAAAAATATACGGATGATCAGGCGGCGGTTATTGAACGGGCTGTCAGCAATGGAATAAGCGGCATCATCAATGTCGGAACCTGTATGGAGTCTTCCCGGCAGTCCATTGCCTTGAGCCAAAAGTATGCTATGGTCTATGCTGCCGTCGGCATTCATCCCCATGATGCTAAGGATGCCCGGCGGGAAGATTACGAGCAATTGGCGGCATGGACTGAACTGGATAAGGTAGTGGCGATTGGCGAAATCGGTCTGGACTATTATTATGATTTTTCGCCCCGTGAGATTCAAGAGGTTGTTTTTGTCCGGCAGCTTGATGTGGCGCGGCAGTGTCATAAGCCTGTGATCATCCACGACCGTGATGCCCATCAGGATACGCTGCACATTTTAAAGCATGAGGGAAAAGGGGTGCAGGGAGTTCTGCACTGTTTTTCCGGCAGTTTGGAAATGGCGCGGGAAGTGATTAAGCTTGGCTTTTATGTGTCGCTGGGCGGTCCGGTGACATTTACCAATGCAGCCAAGCTAAAAGAAATTGCCTGCCAGGTTCCCCTGGAAAGGCTGCTGGTGGAAACCGACTCGCCTTATCTCACACCGCACCCCTACCGGGGAAAGCGAAACGAGCCGGCCCATGTGCGCTTGGTGGCTGAGTGTATTGCCGGGTTACGCGGCATGGAACTGGCCGAACTGGCCCGGATTACGTCGGACAATGTGCGGCGTCTGTTCGCCATTAGTCAAGATTTATGA
- a CDS encoding 3D domain-containing protein: MTDFQTIQSKLSRKTILYLCGLLIVAMLAAGFAWTYKTVQIITDGKHIVVNTLYSDPKSVLAQEHIALESPDEYRMSTDKLDNGTVITVYRAMPVTVMYQGKAQSVITAKPTVGEVAASMGLFADNIRLEPGADTAVVPNLQINATVLSEKIVERQQPDLFTVLRKPDASLERGTEAVEQEGQDGAKTVVIKQHFADGNQVSEEVLSERVNEPSIPKIIRVGTRDTVETSRGAMRFRRSELMEATAYNPWDGSGAGITATGMQARRGIVAVDPRVIPLGSRLFIPGYGMALAADTGGAIVGNRVDLCMDGYGEAISFGRRMVKVYVLE, translated from the coding sequence ATGACCGACTTTCAGACTATCCAGTCAAAATTAAGCCGAAAAACAATATTGTATCTTTGCGGATTGCTTATTGTTGCTATGCTAGCGGCCGGTTTTGCCTGGACGTACAAGACGGTGCAGATTATCACAGACGGTAAACATATTGTCGTAAATACATTATATAGCGATCCCAAGTCAGTGTTAGCTCAAGAACATATAGCATTAGAATCACCAGATGAATATCGCATGTCTACCGATAAGCTGGATAATGGCACTGTCATTACCGTGTATCGGGCCATGCCTGTTACCGTGATGTACCAGGGGAAGGCGCAGTCTGTCATAACTGCCAAGCCTACCGTGGGTGAAGTGGCGGCCAGTATGGGGCTATTTGCGGATAATATCCGTCTCGAACCGGGAGCGGACACCGCAGTGGTTCCCAACCTGCAAATTAACGCCACCGTATTATCAGAGAAAATTGTAGAACGTCAACAGCCAGATCTATTTACTGTCCTGCGCAAACCTGACGCCTCCCTGGAAAGGGGAACGGAAGCAGTGGAACAGGAAGGACAGGATGGCGCCAAAACGGTCGTCATCAAACAGCACTTTGCTGATGGAAATCAAGTTTCGGAAGAGGTTTTGTCAGAACGGGTTAACGAACCGTCAATACCAAAAATCATTCGTGTTGGCACACGCGACACAGTCGAAACCTCTCGGGGCGCCATGCGCTTCAGACGCTCCGAACTGATGGAAGCCACAGCCTATAATCCCTGGGACGGCTCCGGCGCCGGTATTACGGCGACGGGAATGCAGGCCCGGCGAGGAATTGTTGCGGTTGATCCGAGGGTAATCCCTCTGGGGTCCCGCTTATTTATCCCTGGTTATGGCATGGCCTTGGCCGCCGATACGGGCGGTGCGATTGTCGGAAACCGTGTTGACTTATGTATGGACGGTTATGGTGAAGCGATAAGCTTCGGCCGGCGAATGGTAAAAGTGTATGTACTGGAATAA
- the rnmV gene encoding ribonuclease M5 codes for MIKEIIVVEGKQDIQAVRRAVDAECISTGGFSMPPHVLQKIEQAYTKRGIIILTDPDSAGERIRKFLSKRFPEAKHAFVARIDATANGDIGIEQASAEAIRSALSKVKCHEWQPQEEFSWQDMLENGLTGTANAAERRAVIGNRLGIGYANGKSFLYRLNHYGVTRADFRNVIEEITK; via the coding sequence TTGATCAAAGAAATCATTGTCGTGGAAGGTAAACAGGATATACAGGCCGTCCGCCGGGCTGTAGATGCTGAATGCATTTCCACAGGCGGTTTTAGTATGCCGCCGCATGTTTTGCAAAAAATTGAACAAGCTTATACAAAACGGGGCATTATCATTCTTACCGATCCTGACAGCGCCGGGGAACGGATCCGCAAGTTTTTAAGCAAGCGCTTCCCGGAGGCCAAACATGCTTTTGTAGCCCGCATCGACGCCACGGCCAACGGTGATATCGGAATTGAGCAGGCTTCGGCCGAGGCCATCCGGTCGGCACTTAGCAAAGTAAAATGCCATGAGTGGCAGCCGCAGGAAGAGTTTTCCTGGCAGGATATGCTGGAAAACGGTTTGACCGGAACGGCCAATGCCGCCGAGCGACGCGCTGTTATCGGGAACCGGCTGGGTATCGGCTATGCCAATGGCAAAAGTTTTTTATACCGCTTAAACCATTACGGTGTTACCCGTGCTGATTTTAGGAATGTGATAGAGGAGATAACAAAATGA
- the rsmA gene encoding 16S rRNA (adenine(1518)-N(6)/adenine(1519)-N(6))-dimethyltransferase RsmA — MIEPTIANRDVTLHILKTFGIHMSKKLGQNFLIDEQVVQAIVQAANIQTGDAVLEIGPGIGTLTQGLVRSGAQVTAVEIDRQLVTVLAKTLEGYENVRVVHGDILRVNISQEMGTDSYKVVANLPYYITTPIIMGLLEQRLPVELLVTMVQKEVARRMVALPGTKDYGALSVAVQYYTEPEIMFIVPPRSFVPAPAVESAVIRCTVRTQPPVTVQSEKLFFQIVKAAFSQRRKTLFNALKTTGRPPEEIKEALLAAGIDGARRGETLSLEEFAAITNYWSK, encoded by the coding sequence ATGATTGAGCCAACCATTGCCAACCGGGACGTGACCTTACATATCTTGAAGACCTTTGGCATTCATATGAGCAAGAAACTGGGACAGAACTTTCTGATTGATGAACAGGTGGTACAGGCTATCGTTCAGGCGGCAAATATTCAGACCGGCGATGCTGTGCTGGAAATTGGACCGGGTATTGGCACGCTGACGCAGGGCCTGGTCCGTAGCGGTGCGCAGGTGACTGCGGTGGAAATTGACCGGCAGCTAGTAACCGTGTTAGCCAAGACGCTGGAAGGTTATGAGAATGTGCGCGTCGTACATGGCGATATTTTGCGGGTCAACATTTCCCAGGAAATGGGGACCGATTCGTATAAGGTTGTGGCTAATCTTCCTTACTATATTACGACGCCGATTATCATGGGCCTTTTGGAGCAGCGCCTGCCTGTGGAACTGTTGGTGACGATGGTGCAAAAAGAAGTGGCCCGGCGGATGGTTGCCTTGCCGGGAACCAAAGATTATGGAGCGCTGTCGGTGGCGGTACAATATTACACCGAGCCGGAAATCATGTTTATCGTCCCGCCACGCTCGTTTGTGCCGGCTCCGGCTGTGGAATCGGCTGTCATTCGTTGTACCGTCCGTACTCAGCCGCCGGTGACGGTACAGAGCGAAAAGTTGTTTTTCCAAATTGTTAAGGCTGCCTTTTCGCAACGCCGGAAAACCTTGTTTAACGCTTTAAAAACAACGGGGCGCCCACCGGAAGAAATCAAAGAGGCTTTGCTGGCGGCAGGCATTGACGGAGCAAGGCGGGGCGAAACCCTGAGCCTGGAAGAATTTGCGGCCATTACAAATTACTGGAGTAAGTAA
- a CDS encoding glycosyltransferase family 2 protein, which yields MITMVVPARNEAGRITTVLQNVATLPVDHIILVANGSHDATLQEVLQLRIPKLQIIYFHECLGIDIPRSIGAKVALALGSDVVVFVDGDMVGTFNDNLIELIDGVLLKHLDIALTNCYPSPPRHIERYNPTFQWRLTLNKELGLEKKINLATPAHGPHAVSKRLLELIPLRELAIPPVPMALARLHKLKIDVATTIPHYQLGSSIKNQIHTHKIIDTIVGDCLEAIAAFHSEPRTRQNQTKIFQGYNSERRFDLLDSFLK from the coding sequence ATGATTACTATGGTAGTTCCGGCGCGTAATGAAGCTGGCCGCATAACTACCGTACTGCAAAACGTAGCTACCCTGCCGGTCGACCACATCATCCTGGTTGCCAACGGTTCCCACGACGCTACCTTGCAAGAAGTACTGCAGCTTAGAATTCCCAAGCTGCAAATTATCTACTTTCACGAATGTCTTGGCATTGACATTCCCCGCTCGATTGGCGCAAAGGTTGCCCTGGCTCTGGGCAGTGACGTTGTCGTATTCGTTGACGGCGATATGGTGGGAACGTTTAACGACAATCTCATAGAACTTATTGACGGAGTGTTGTTAAAGCACCTGGATATCGCGTTAACCAACTGTTATCCGTCGCCGCCCCGCCACATCGAACGCTATAATCCGACCTTTCAGTGGCGGCTTACCCTGAATAAAGAATTAGGACTGGAAAAAAAAATCAACCTGGCTACCCCGGCCCATGGCCCGCACGCCGTCTCCAAACGGCTGCTGGAACTTATTCCACTTAGGGAACTGGCCATTCCACCGGTCCCCATGGCCCTGGCCCGATTGCACAAATTAAAAATTGATGTGGCAACCACCATCCCCCATTACCAGCTTGGTTCGTCTATCAAAAACCAGATTCACACCCATAAAATTATCGATACCATTGTCGGCGACTGTCTTGAGGCTATTGCAGCTTTCCATAGCGAACCCCGGACCCGGCAAAACCAGACTAAGATTTTTCAGGGCTATAACAGTGAACGCCGTTTTGATCTCTTGGATTCTTTTCTGAAATAA
- the yabG gene encoding sporulation peptidase YabG, giving the protein MANIEIGDLVIRKSHGGDIVFKVTDIYHDACGHSYTVLKGMHLRLLADAPIDDLERVDAENLRNEIVRMEGMHNESLKRVMMRRSQERELLELNRSESSKKYDFFDLPGRVLHIDGDEEYLRMCLKTYNQLNIEAVGRCIEESKQADVVIALIDEFRPDILVLTGHDALIGNGKKNFKDMNNYRNSRYYVEAVKKARIFEPARDDLVIFAGACQSYFEAILNAGANFASSPTRIFIHAYDPVFIAEKVAFTPINKTVDVGAAISASVTGIEGVGGLETRGKFRLGLPKTPYK; this is encoded by the coding sequence ATGGCTAATATAGAGATAGGTGATTTGGTCATACGCAAATCACATGGTGGCGATATAGTATTTAAAGTTACTGATATATATCACGATGCCTGCGGCCATAGTTACACGGTACTTAAAGGCATGCATCTGCGGCTGCTGGCCGATGCGCCGATTGATGACCTGGAAAGAGTGGACGCGGAGAACCTTCGTAATGAAATCGTCCGAATGGAAGGAATGCATAACGAAAGCCTCAAAAGAGTGATGATGCGCCGCAGCCAGGAGAGGGAACTATTGGAGTTGAACCGTTCGGAGTCATCCAAGAAATACGATTTTTTTGATCTGCCGGGACGGGTTCTGCACATTGACGGTGATGAGGAATATTTAAGAATGTGCCTGAAAACCTATAATCAGTTGAACATTGAAGCTGTGGGAAGATGTATCGAAGAATCAAAACAGGCTGATGTGGTGATTGCGCTTATTGATGAATTCCGTCCCGATATTCTGGTGTTGACCGGTCATGACGCGTTAATTGGCAATGGTAAAAAAAATTTTAAAGATATGAATAATTACCGTAATTCCCGTTATTATGTGGAAGCAGTAAAGAAAGCCCGGATTTTTGAGCCGGCCCGTGATGACTTAGTTATTTTTGCCGGGGCTTGCCAATCCTATTTTGAGGCCATCTTAAACGCCGGAGCGAATTTTGCCAGTTCGCCAACCCGTATTTTCATCCACGCCTATGATCCGGTGTTTATCGCGGAGAAAGTAGCCTTTACCCCCATTAATAAGACAGTTGACGTTGGCGCAGCCATTAGCGCTTCGGTAACAGGCATTGAGGGGGTCGGCGGTTTGGAAACCCGGGGAAAGTTCAGGCTGGGATTGCCTAAGACTCCCTATAAATGA
- a CDS encoding DNA recombination protein RmuC has product MTEIALFISIGINLMGLIVLLLISKQQGGIKKQDIMNAFASLEKGNTRTELIFKDEIRRNREEMTGQAALLRQEVAQALSQMNESILRRLNEQRQTQLQQGEAYTAQLQILTRTNESKLEHLRDTVEQKLQALQQDNSRKLEEMRRTVDEKLHETLERRLGESFRLVSERLELVHKGLGEMQVLASGVGDLKRVLTNVKTRGIWGEIQLANLLEQILTIEQYERNVATKPGSNERVEFAIRLPGRDQAGSTVWLPIDAKFPQEDYQRLLEAQEAADLPAAEEAGKALESRIKLEARGINEKYLCVPHTTDFAILFLPIEGLYAEVLRRPGLCDQLMQRHKVIITGPTTLAALLNSLQMGFRTLAIEKRSSEVWALLGAVKSEFGKFGDLLEKTHKKLQEASNSIDTAARKSRTIERKLKAVEELPPEQARQLLEVNGSETELY; this is encoded by the coding sequence GTGACAGAAATCGCATTATTTATTTCCATCGGAATTAATCTTATGGGCCTTATTGTTTTATTGCTGATAAGTAAACAACAGGGCGGTATAAAAAAGCAGGATATTATGAATGCTTTTGCCAGTTTAGAGAAGGGAAATACCCGGACGGAACTGATCTTTAAAGATGAAATCAGGCGCAACCGGGAGGAAATGACCGGCCAGGCGGCCTTGCTGCGTCAGGAAGTCGCTCAGGCGCTGAGCCAGATGAACGAATCAATCCTGCGGAGACTGAACGAGCAGCGGCAGACGCAGTTGCAGCAGGGTGAAGCGTATACGGCGCAGTTACAGATCCTTACCCGGACCAATGAGAGCAAGCTGGAACATCTGCGGGATACAGTAGAACAGAAGCTGCAGGCGCTGCAGCAGGATAATAGCCGAAAACTGGAAGAGATGCGCCGGACGGTGGATGAAAAACTGCATGAAACCTTAGAGCGCCGGCTGGGGGAAAGCTTCCGCCTGGTAAGTGAACGGCTCGAACTGGTACATAAGGGGCTGGGTGAAATGCAGGTGCTGGCCAGCGGGGTCGGCGATCTAAAGCGAGTGCTTACGAATGTTAAGACAAGGGGGATTTGGGGTGAAATCCAACTGGCCAATTTGTTGGAGCAAATTTTGACTATCGAGCAGTATGAACGGAATGTGGCGACCAAACCAGGCAGCAATGAGCGGGTTGAATTTGCTATCCGCCTGCCGGGGCGGGATCAGGCGGGAAGCACGGTTTGGCTGCCGATTGACGCGAAGTTTCCCCAGGAAGACTATCAGCGCCTCCTAGAGGCTCAGGAAGCGGCTGATTTGCCGGCTGCCGAGGAAGCGGGCAAAGCGTTGGAAAGCCGGATTAAACTGGAAGCAAGGGGAATCAACGAGAAGTATTTGTGCGTGCCCCATACCACCGATTTTGCTATCCTGTTTCTTCCCATTGAAGGGTTGTATGCCGAGGTACTGCGGCGACCGGGGCTTTGCGACCAGCTTATGCAACGCCATAAGGTGATTATTACCGGCCCGACCACGCTGGCTGCCTTGCTAAACAGTCTGCAGATGGGCTTTCGGACCTTGGCGATTGAAAAACGCAGCTCAGAAGTATGGGCCTTGCTGGGAGCGGTTAAGAGCGAGTTCGGCAAATTTGGTGATTTGCTGGAAAAAACCCATAAAAAGCTGCAGGAAGCCAGCAATTCTATTGATACGGCTGCCCGTAAATCCCGGACGATTGAACGGAAGCTGAAAGCGGTGGAAGAATTGCCGCCGGAGCAGGCCAGGCAGTTACTGGAGGTAAATGGGTCAGAGACGGAGCTTTATTAG
- a CDS encoding CAP domain-containing protein has translation MRSKKLTSMLLFGFVTVSLLSTSIGGAFASSALAAEAAEGTTAVVQKQDTKNKDVLGGILAVGLIAILANHGGHSDKSSAASSSTGVTGTSGQSSKTTTTNTSTKGSSSEVQQALSLLNADRAKNGLPALAFNSALANLGDAYAQDMINRNFFSHYNPEGQSPFDRMKAAGIGYTYAGENLAINTDVAAAETAFMNSSGHRANILNQNYTQVGLGVRHDAKGSVYVVQEFIKP, from the coding sequence ATGCGATCAAAAAAGCTAACTAGCATGCTGTTATTTGGTTTCGTTACGGTATCTTTACTTTCGACATCGATAGGCGGTGCTTTTGCATCCAGCGCCCTGGCTGCCGAAGCAGCGGAAGGTACCACCGCAGTAGTGCAGAAACAGGATACGAAAAATAAGGATGTCCTTGGCGGAATTCTTGCTGTTGGACTAATCGCTATTTTAGCCAACCATGGCGGACATAGTGATAAATCTTCGGCTGCCAGCAGTTCGACCGGAGTAACCGGAACTTCCGGACAAAGCTCAAAGACAACGACGACGAACACCTCGACCAAGGGGAGCAGCAGCGAAGTCCAGCAGGCATTAAGTCTGTTAAATGCTGACCGGGCTAAGAACGGTTTGCCTGCGCTGGCTTTTAACAGTGCTCTTGCTAACCTGGGAGATGCTTATGCGCAGGATATGATTAACCGCAATTTCTTCTCTCATTACAACCCGGAAGGCCAGTCGCCGTTTGACCGCATGAAAGCGGCCGGCATCGGTTATACCTATGCCGGCGAAAATCTGGCGATCAATACTGATGTGGCAGCCGCTGAGACGGCCTTCATGAACAGTTCCGGTCACCGGGCTAACATTTTAAATCAGAATTACACACAAGTAGGCTTGGGCGTTCGTCATGATGCCAAAGGCTCCGTGTATGTGGTGCAAGAGTTCATTAAACCTTAA